From a single Deinococcus budaensis genomic region:
- a CDS encoding helix-hairpin-helix domain-containing protein, which yields MSEVTRKSLIGVLKTTADLLDLLGQEAFRANAYRGAARSLEALDTDAAELLASDFAGVPKIGKGIAADLLAYAQTGSFGPLEDAASQVPPGVLGLFRVRGLGPKKIRALWDAGIDSLEGLREAARDGRVAALKGFGPKSAGAMLEAVEFALGAQERQHLSTGLDVVEALAGALAGLEPRPAGDVRRGLETVRTARLTVTGTAGEVAARLTGRVEDLAPVEGKPLLAGRVDGVPVEIAHAPAQARGALDLMMGGSTDYREGLRAEAKARGFDLSGRGLTRGGEVLATPGEADVARELGLALRPAEYRDPEHDAVWETLPPPEQLIMVGDLRGLLHTHSTWSDGAASLPEMVAETRRLGHSFLGTGDHSRAASYANGLSLERLRAYVREIRELQRAGLPILAGAEVDILGDGSLDYPDEDLLSLDYVVASVHSLFTLDPARQTERLIRAASHPLVTVLGHPTGRLLLRRPGYALDLDAVLAACEANGTVVEINANPYRLDLDWRDALRWRARLTFAVNTDAHVPAGLGDTRYGVLMARKAGLTPAQVVNTLEQAEFLDFVRQQRAARG from the coding sequence GTGAGTGAGGTCACGCGCAAGTCCCTGATCGGGGTGCTCAAAACCACCGCCGATCTGCTCGACCTGCTGGGCCAGGAAGCCTTCCGGGCGAACGCCTACCGAGGCGCGGCGCGCAGCCTGGAGGCGCTGGACACGGACGCGGCGGAGCTGCTCGCCTCGGATTTCGCGGGCGTGCCCAAAATCGGCAAGGGGATCGCCGCCGACCTGCTCGCCTACGCCCAGACGGGCAGCTTCGGGCCGCTGGAGGACGCCGCCAGCCAGGTGCCGCCGGGCGTGCTGGGGCTGTTCCGGGTGCGCGGGCTGGGGCCGAAAAAGATCCGCGCCCTGTGGGACGCCGGAATCGACTCGCTGGAGGGGCTGCGCGAGGCGGCACGGGACGGGCGGGTGGCCGCCCTGAAAGGCTTCGGGCCGAAAAGTGCAGGCGCGATGCTGGAGGCGGTCGAGTTCGCGCTGGGGGCGCAGGAACGCCAGCACCTCTCGACCGGGCTGGACGTGGTGGAGGCGCTCGCGGGGGCGCTCGCGGGTCTGGAGCCGCGCCCCGCCGGGGACGTGCGCCGGGGCCTGGAGACGGTGCGGACCGCCCGTCTGACGGTGACCGGGACCGCCGGGGAGGTGGCCGCGCGGCTGACAGGCCGGGTCGAGGACCTCGCCCCAGTGGAGGGCAAACCGCTGCTGGCGGGCCGGGTGGACGGCGTCCCCGTCGAGATCGCCCACGCCCCGGCCCAGGCTCGCGGAGCACTCGACCTGATGATGGGCGGGAGCACCGACTACCGCGAGGGGCTGCGGGCCGAGGCGAAGGCCAGGGGCTTTGACCTCAGCGGGCGGGGGCTGACGCGCGGCGGCGAGGTTCTCGCCACCCCGGGTGAGGCGGACGTGGCGCGCGAGCTGGGCCTCGCCCTGCGCCCCGCCGAGTACCGCGACCCCGAGCACGACGCCGTGTGGGAGACGCTGCCGCCGCCGGAGCAGCTCATCATGGTGGGCGACCTGCGGGGCCTGCTGCACACCCACTCCACCTGGTCGGACGGGGCGGCGAGCCTGCCGGAGATGGTGGCGGAGACGCGGCGGCTGGGCCACAGCTTCCTGGGTACCGGGGACCACTCGCGGGCGGCGAGCTACGCCAATGGCCTGAGCCTGGAGCGGCTGCGGGCCTACGTTCGGGAAATCCGCGAACTCCAGCGCGCGGGCCTGCCGATCCTGGCCGGAGCCGAGGTGGACATCCTAGGCGACGGCTCGCTCGACTACCCCGACGAGGACCTGCTGAGCCTCGACTACGTGGTCGCCAGCGTCCACAGCCTCTTTACCCTCGACCCGGCGCGGCAGACCGAGCGGCTGATCCGGGCCGCCTCGCACCCGCTGGTCACGGTCCTGGGGCATCCCACCGGACGGCTGCTGCTGCGCCGCCCCGGCTACGCGCTCGACCTGGACGCCGTGCTGGCCGCCTGCGAGGCCAACGGGACGGTGGTCGAGATCAACGCCAATCCCTACCGCCTCGACCTCGACTGGCGGGACGCCCTGCGCTGGAGAGCGCGCCTGACCTTCGCGGTGAACACCGACGCCCACGTGCCCGCCGGGCTGGGGGACACCCGCTACGGCGTATTGATGGCCCGCAAGGCCGGGCTGACCCCGGCGCAGGTCGTGAACACGCTGGAGCAGGCCGAGTTTCTGGACTTTGTGCGGCAGCAGCGGGCGGCGCGGGGCTGA
- a CDS encoding histidinol-phosphatase HisJ family protein has translation MTLPPLFDSHLHTPLCNHATGHPREYAQAALDAGLAGLCFTDHMPMPAWYDAGWRMRLGQLAEYVDTVRGVQAEFAGRLDVRLGLEADFHPGTERFVERLLAAHDWDYVIGSVHYIGAWGFDNPEYVAEYGERDLGGIYRHYAALVEGAARTGLFDAIGHLDLPKKFGHRDPDGSALRRVLDVVAGLDLALDFNTAGWRKPVAEAYPAPELVREAAARGIPFVLGSDAHAPGEVGFRFGDALAQIAAAGGRVVTYAGRVRRE, from the coding sequence ATGACCCTGCCCCCTCTGTTCGATTCTCACCTGCACACGCCGCTGTGCAACCACGCGACCGGGCATCCGCGCGAGTACGCGCAGGCGGCGCTGGACGCGGGCCTGGCCGGGCTGTGCTTCACCGACCATATGCCGATGCCCGCGTGGTACGACGCGGGGTGGCGGATGCGGCTGGGCCAACTGGCCGAGTACGTGGACACCGTGCGGGGGGTGCAGGCCGAGTTTGCCGGGCGGCTCGACGTGCGGCTGGGGCTGGAGGCGGACTTTCACCCCGGCACCGAGCGCTTCGTGGAGCGCCTTCTCGCGGCGCACGACTGGGACTACGTGATCGGCAGCGTGCATTACATCGGCGCCTGGGGCTTCGACAATCCCGAGTACGTGGCCGAATACGGGGAGCGCGACCTGGGCGGGATCTACCGCCACTACGCGGCGCTGGTGGAGGGGGCGGCGCGGACCGGGCTGTTCGACGCCATCGGCCACCTCGACCTGCCCAAGAAGTTCGGGCACCGTGACCCTGACGGCTCGGCCTTGCGGCGGGTGCTCGACGTGGTGGCGGGACTGGACCTCGCTCTCGACTTCAACACGGCGGGCTGGCGAAAGCCGGTGGCCGAGGCGTACCCTGCGCCCGAGCTGGTGCGGGAGGCGGCGGCGCGCGGCATCCCGTTCGTGCTCGGCTCGGACGCGCACGCGCCGGGCGAGGTGGGCTTCCGCTTCGGGGACGCGCTGGCGCAGATCGCGGCGGCAGGCGGGCGCGTGGTGACCTACGCGGGGCGGGTGCGCCGTGAGTGA
- a CDS encoding EamA family transporter: MPLRSLLLALLITFVWGVNFVVIKWSVADASPLLVAALRFAVAAFPAVLFVPRPQVPARILWGYGLAVGVVQFGLLYLAVQLGMSAGVASLLMQTQAFFTALLAARFLGEPITPPQLLGMTLAFGGMGLIGASAGGDVTGLGLGLTLVAALGWAISNLLVRASGGANVFALVIWSSLIAPLPLTLLAGLTAGWEAVAHTLSSSGPAFWAAVLFMGLGNTVLGFGIWSLLIQRHGAARVAPLSLLVPVFGMLASAAVYREGFPALKALGAALVFGGLVLHVLGGRLRTRAAVRGAR; this comes from the coding sequence CTGCCCCTCCGGAGCCTGCTGCTGGCGCTGCTGATCACCTTCGTCTGGGGGGTGAATTTCGTGGTGATCAAGTGGTCGGTGGCGGACGCCTCGCCGCTGCTGGTCGCCGCGCTGCGCTTCGCGGTGGCGGCCTTTCCCGCCGTGCTGTTCGTGCCGCGCCCCCAGGTTCCGGCGCGCATCCTGTGGGGCTACGGCCTGGCGGTGGGCGTGGTGCAGTTCGGGTTGCTGTATCTGGCCGTGCAGCTCGGCATGAGCGCGGGCGTGGCCTCGCTGCTGATGCAGACGCAGGCGTTTTTCACCGCGCTGCTGGCCGCGCGCTTCCTGGGCGAACCCATCACGCCGCCGCAGCTGCTGGGGATGACCCTGGCCTTTGGCGGCATGGGCCTGATCGGCGCCTCGGCGGGCGGGGACGTGACGGGGCTGGGGCTGGGGCTGACGCTGGTCGCGGCGCTGGGGTGGGCGATCAGCAACCTGCTGGTCCGGGCGTCCGGCGGGGCCAACGTCTTCGCGCTGGTGATCTGGAGCAGCCTGATCGCGCCGCTGCCGCTGACGCTGCTGGCGGGTCTTACGGCCGGGTGGGAGGCGGTGGCGCACACGCTGAGCTCCTCCGGCCCCGCGTTCTGGGCGGCGGTCCTCTTTATGGGCCTGGGCAACACCGTGCTGGGCTTCGGGATCTGGAGCCTGCTGATTCAGCGGCACGGGGCGGCCCGCGTCGCGCCCCTCTCGCTGCTGGTCCCCGTGTTCGGGATGCTGGCGAGCGCCGCCGTCTACCGTGAGGGCTTTCCCGCCCTCAAGGCGCTGGGGGCCGCGCTGGTGTTCGGGGGGCTGGTGCTGCATGTGCTGGGCGGAAGACTCAGAACGCGGGCGGCGGTGCGCGGGGCGCGGTAG
- the argF gene encoding ornithine carbamoyltransferase — protein sequence MAGRDFLSNLDMTPQELRVVLDTAHSMRRGEWRGVKPLAGLSLALVFEKASLRTRTTFDVGMYQLGGHAITLSNQEIGLGTRERVSDVARNLERWVDGVMGRVYLQQTLHELADHASIPVINGLSDMLHPAQLLADYQTIEAEFGSDLRGRRVVYIGDGNNLANSHIHLGILTGTDVTVVTPVGYEPNGSVLMDAVKRGANVTLTSDLGAVEGADVLYTDVWISMGQEAEADMRRRAFRGYQVTPAMLETIAPHGIFLHCLPAHYGEETVPEATEHPKSRVFDQAENRLHAQKALLYHLMGEMRPRW from the coding sequence ATGGCCGGGCGCGACTTCCTGAGCAACCTCGACATGACGCCTCAGGAGTTGCGGGTGGTGCTCGACACCGCCCACTCCATGCGCCGGGGCGAGTGGCGCGGGGTCAAGCCTCTGGCGGGCCTCAGCCTGGCGCTGGTGTTCGAGAAGGCCAGTCTGCGCACCCGCACGACCTTCGACGTGGGCATGTACCAGCTCGGCGGGCACGCGATCACCCTCAGCAACCAGGAGATCGGCCTGGGCACCCGCGAGCGCGTCAGCGACGTGGCGCGCAACCTGGAGCGCTGGGTCGACGGGGTGATGGGCCGGGTCTACCTCCAGCAGACGCTGCACGAACTGGCCGACCACGCTTCCATCCCGGTCATCAATGGCCTGTCCGACATGCTGCACCCCGCGCAACTGCTGGCCGACTACCAGACCATCGAGGCGGAGTTCGGCAGTGACCTGCGCGGGCGGCGGGTCGTGTACATCGGGGATGGCAACAACCTCGCCAACAGCCACATCCACCTGGGCATCCTGACCGGGACCGACGTGACGGTCGTGACCCCGGTCGGCTACGAACCCAACGGCTCGGTGCTGATGGACGCCGTGAAACGCGGCGCCAACGTGACCCTGACCAGCGACCTGGGGGCCGTGGAGGGCGCCGACGTGCTGTACACCGACGTGTGGATCAGCATGGGCCAGGAGGCCGAGGCCGACATGCGCCGCCGCGCCTTCCGGGGCTATCAGGTCACGCCCGCCATGCTGGAAACCATCGCCCCGCACGGTATTTTCCTGCACTGCCTCCCGGCCCACTACGGCGAGGAGACGGTGCCGGAAGCGACCGAGCACCCCAAGTCGCGCGTCTTCGATCAGGCCGAGAACCGCCTGCACGCGCAAAAGGCGCTGCTGTACCACCTGATGGGGGAGATGCGGCCACGGTGGTAG
- a CDS encoding GNAT family N-acetyltransferase: MSRVVLRSLELADAPALTAYRNHPDVARYQGWRLPYSLEEAEALISAMRNRVPGQEGWTQLALADALSGELLGDFAVRGEGEQAEIGVTLAPQAQGRGLALEGLCRLLAQLFGSPGLRRVYASIDPRNRRAASLLSRAGFRHEGTTLASYLHRGQWTDEATYALLAHEWSAHHTQENPSP; encoded by the coding sequence ATGAGCCGTGTGGTCCTGCGTTCCCTGGAACTGGCCGACGCGCCCGCCTTGACCGCGTACCGCAACCATCCCGACGTTGCCCGGTATCAGGGCTGGAGGCTGCCGTACTCCCTGGAGGAGGCCGAAGCCCTGATCAGCGCCATGCGGAACCGCGTCCCCGGACAGGAGGGCTGGACGCAGCTGGCCCTTGCCGACGCGCTCAGCGGGGAACTGCTGGGGGACTTCGCCGTACGCGGCGAGGGCGAACAGGCCGAGATCGGCGTTACTCTCGCTCCGCAGGCGCAGGGGCGAGGCCTGGCGCTGGAAGGCCTGTGCCGGCTGCTGGCGCAACTGTTCGGTTCGCCTGGACTGCGCCGCGTCTACGCCAGCATCGACCCGCGCAATCGCCGCGCCGCATCGCTGCTCTCCAGGGCAGGGTTCCGGCATGAAGGTACCACCCTGGCAAGTTATCTGCACCGGGGCCAGTGGACAGATGAGGCGACCTATGCTCTGTTGGCTCACGAGTGGAGCGCGCACCACACCCAGGAGAACCCCAGCCCATGA